The Arachis hypogaea cultivar Tifrunner chromosome 19, arahy.Tifrunner.gnm2.J5K5, whole genome shotgun sequence genome has a window encoding:
- the LOC112778604 gene encoding uncharacterized protein, translating to MLALTEFDLQYVPAKAVKGQVIADFLVDNSKGLNDQGAYIIDIEVNYWKLYFDGSKHKDGAWVGILIISPEGVPSEFLFELKYPCSNNVAEYEVLILGLEILIDKGALEVQILGDSQLVLKQLSKEFKCNNEMLQKYLVTAWEILTSFQKVSLVHIPRICNEIANELAQIASRYRVSPETIRKFSSIHQILVPASEREVLCMDEWEDSDWRKLIAQYLKDPNTIVDRKIKLRAMNFVLLADELYKKGIDGSLSRCLGREDQNVALSEVHNGICGAHQVERKMRWVLYRNHINWSSMIKDCIDYVKACQECQKHGSIQQIPAAELHSIIKPWPFRGWALDLIGLIHPPSSRQHKFILVAIDYFTKWVEAIPLVEAGQTEIIDFIEENIIHRFGIPQTLSTDQGTMFTGQRIKNFAASRNINMVTSTPYYAQANGQVEAANKILIGLIKNHIGNRPRTWHETLSQVLWAYRNSPRGSTGTSLYKLVYDHDAVLPLEINLNTLRVSKQNNLAVDDYWNAMFDELNELDSERILALENIIRQKESIARSYNRRIFRKSF from the coding sequence ATGTTAGCATTAACAGAATTCGATTTGCAATATGTCCCAGCGAAAGCTGTTAAAGGACAGGTCATTGCAGACTTTCTTGTGGATAATTCGAAAGGTCTGAATGACCAGGGGGCATATATTATTGATATAGAGGTCAATTATTGGAAATTGTATTTTGATGGATCTAAGCACAAAGATGGTGCATGGGTtggaatccttattatttcacctGAGGGTGTTCCATCAGaatttttgtttgaattaaaGTATCCTTGCTCTAATAATGTCGCTGAATATGAGGTTTTAATTTTAGGTCTCGAAATTTTAATTGACAAAGGAGCTTTAGAGGTTCAAATTCTAGGAGATTCACAGTTGGTTTTAAAGCAGTTATCAAAGGAGTTTAAATGTAACAATGAAATGTTACAGAAATATTTAGTAACTGCTTGGGAGATATTAACTTCTTTTCAGAAGGTTTCTTTGGTACATATCCCTAGAATTTGTAATGAAATTGCTAATGAATTGGCCCAAATTGCTTCAAGATATCGGGTTAGCCCGGAAACTATTAGAAAATTTTCTAGTATCCATCAAATTTTAGTGCCAGCAAGTGAAAGAGAAGTGCTGTGTATGGATGAATGGGAGGATTCTGATTGGAGAAAGCTTATTGCTCAGTATTTGAAAGATCCCAATACTATAgttgatagaaaaataaagttaCGGGCAATGAACTTTGTTTTATTGGCTGATGAGTTGTATAAAAAAGGGATTGATGGAAGTTTGTCGAGATGTTTAGGTCGAGAAGATCAGAATGTTGCTCTGAGCGAGGTTCATAATGGAATTTGTGGTGCTCATCAGGTAGAAAGGAAAATGAGATGGGTGTTATATCGAAATCATATAAATTGGTCGTCTATGATAAAAGATTGTATTGATTATGTAAAAGCATGTCAGGAATGTCAGAAACATGGCTCGATACAACAAATCCCGGCAGCTGAGTTACATTCGATAATAAAGCCatggccatttagaggttgggctttGGATCTAATTGGCTTGATTCATCCTCCTTCATCAAGACAACACAAGTTTATCTTAGTGGCTATTGATTATTTTACGAAGTGGGTTGAGGCTATTCCGTTAGTAGAAGCTGGGCAAACTGAGATAATTGACTTTATTGAAGAAAATATTATCCATCGATTTGGAATTCCTCAGACATTAAGTACTGACCAAGGAACTATGTTTACTGGTCAAAGAATTAAAAACTTTGCAGCTTCGAGGAATATTAATATGGTTACTTCGACTCCTTATTATGCACAAGCTAATGGCCAAGTTGAAGCAGCAAACAAGATATTGATAGGCTTGATTAAAAATCATATTGGGAATAGGCCTCGAACATGGCATGAGACTTTAAGTCAAGTGTTATGGGCTTATCGAAATTCACCAAGAGGTTCGACAGGAACCTCACTTTATAAATTGGTGTATGACCATGATGCAGTATTACCAttggaaattaatttgaataccTTGAGGGTATCGAAACAAAACAATTTGGCGGTcgatgattattggaatgcaatGTTTGACGAGTTAAATGAGTTAGATTCAGAGCGAATCTTAGCACTAGAGAATATAATTCGACAGAAAGAAAGTATTGCTCGAAGTTATAATCGTCGAATTTTTAGAAAATCTTTTTAG